GCCTGCACCCAATCACTGATCAGCTTCCATTGCTGGCCATCCCATTGCTGGAAGCGAACGGCCCCTCCTCCTTCGTGATCGGCGCAGGACAGCTTGAGCGGCTGAACCAGCCCCAGGGCGCCGAGCTCCTTGAGGCGCTTGTCGTCCAGGGCCAGGTGCTCGAAGCCCCAGCGCACCTGCTCGCCGGTCAATGGCTTGTTGCCGAACCGGGCCTGCGCCAGGCGCACCGCCTCGACGTTGAGGATGCCGTTCTCCACACCCAGGTTGTAGTACACGGTGCCGAAGCGCTTGGGGTCGGCCAGGTTGCCCTTGCCGGCATCGATGACGTCCTTCTTGATCCCCTGCAGCACCGGGAACGCGGTGCCGGAGGGATGGGTGGTGATGGCGATGTAGCCCTTGGCCGCGGCCCCGGCAGGGGTGACGTCCTCCTCGGAGTTGCTCCAGATGTTGCCGATGATGTGGTCGGTGGGATACCCCACCTTCTGGGCCGTCTTCAGCGCCACCGGGTTCATCACGCCCCAGCCGCGCAGGATCACGTAGTCGGGCTTGATCTTGCGGATGGTCAGCCACTGCGACTGCTGTTCATTGCCGGGGTGGGGCACTTCCAGCAGGGTCAGCTCGAAGCCGAACTTGGTGGCCAGCTTCTGCAGCACCTCGTTGGTCTCCTTGCCGTAGGGCGAGCCGTGGTAGAGCGTGACGATCTTCTTGCCACGCAGCTTGTCCGGCCCCCCCACCTTCTGGCCGATGAAGTTCACGATGGCCGAGACTTCCGAGTAGGGGTTGAGCTGCAAAGGGAACACATAGGGGAAGACGCTGCCGTCGGTGGAGTCGGTGCGTCCGTGGTTGATGGTGATCAACGGCAGCTTGTCCGCGGTGGAGCGGTCCAGCGTGGCATAGGCGATGCCCACCGACAGCGGGTTGGTCGCCGCAGCCGGCGCACCGTTGAGGCCCTTCTTCAGACGCTCATAGCACTCCACGCCCTTCTCCACGACGTACTCGGTCTCGCACTCGCTCCAGGTCAGCTGCACACCGTTGACACCCCCGTGCGCATTGACGTACTGCAGGTAGTCGATGAAGCCCCCGAAGAAGCCGGTGCCCCCGGCCGCGTAGGGGCCGACCCGGTAGCTCTGCAAGGGGAAGTACTGTTCGTTCGCGGCCTGCGCGTTCAGGCCGATCACCCCCAGCGCCAGAGCAGCGGTGGAGAAGGTCTTGCGAAGGGTCATGGTGGGTCTTTCTTGGAAACTGCGAGGCGCAGGGTCGAGGGAACACCCCTTGCGGGAGGGGCGGGTCAGGAAGCCGACAAAACGGAAGGCCGACGGAAGGGCGCGGCCCGGCAGGGCCGAGGGCCTCTTGGCTCAATGGGGTCAGTGCCGCAATGGCCAGCGACGGGCGCGACTGCGCCAGCGCTGCCAGAGGCTGGCCAAACCCTCGGGCTCGCGAATCAGCACCAGGATGATCAGCGCGCCGAAGGCCATCTTCTGCAGGTTCTCCAACTGCCCCGCATCGATCCACCCATTGGGCAGCGCGCCCGCCAGATTCGACAGGGCCAGCGGAAAGAGCACGATGAAGGCTGCGCCCAGGAAGGCACCGGCCACGCTGCCCAGGCCACCGATGATCACGATGAAGAGAATCTGGAAGGAGCGGGCCAGGTCAAAGCCATGGGGCTCGACGGTGACGAGGTAAGCGAAGGCCCACAGCGCACCGGCCACCCCGAGATAGAAGCCGCTGATCGCGAATGCCAGGAGCTTGGCCCGCGGCAGCGAGATGCCTATCACGGCGGCGGCGGTGTCCATGTCGCGCACGGCCATCCACTGCCGTCCCAACTCGCTGCGCACCATGTTGTGGGCCACCCAGGTCAGGCCCAGCACGGTGACCAGGGTCAACAGGTAGCGACCGGCCGGGTGGCTCAGGTCCCAGCCCGCCACCGTCAGCGGCGGCGCGGTGATGACACCCGAGGCGCTGCCGTGGGAGAACCAGCTGAACTTGACCAGGGCCCAGGGGATCAGGAACTGCGCGGCCAGCGTGGAGACGATGAGATAGAAGCCCTTGATGCGCAGGCTGGGCAAGCCGAAGAGCACCGACAGCGCCGCCGCCACCAGGCCCCCGATGCCCCAGCCGAGCCACCAGGGCAAGCCGGGCAAGCACAGCTGGGCGTTGTAGGCAGCAAAGGCCCCGGCCGCCATGAACGCAGCCGAGCCCAGGGAGAGCTGGCCAGCATAGCCGGTCAGGAGGTTCAGGCCCAGGCCCGCCAGTGACAGCGCCAGGAAGGGGATCAGGATGGCGCTGAACCAATAGTCGTTGCCCCAGAAGGGCACCACGCCCAGGGCCACGGCCAACACGGCGGCCAGCGCCCAGCGCTCCTGCCAGAGCGGGAGCAGCCGGCGGTCATGCGCCGCACGGGTGCTGAACTGGCCTGCTTCAAGAAACCACATGGACACCCCTGCGCTCAGACACGCTCGATGGGCCGCTCACCGAACAGGCCGGCCGGTCGAACCAGCAGCAGCACGGTGGCCAGCAGATAAGGAAACCAGTTCTCGATGCCGCCGTCCACCAGCGGGCCGACGTAGACCTCGGCCAGCTTCTCGGAGGCCCCGACGATGAGCCCGCCGACGATGGCACCCCCCACCGAGGAGAAGCCACCGATGATCAGCACAGGCAGCGCCTTGAGCACCACCAGCGACAACGAGAACTGCACCCCCAGTCGGGCCCCCCACATCAGCCCGGTGATCAGGGCCACCAAGCCGGCCACGCCCCAGACTGCCGCCCACACGCGAGGCAGGCGGATGCCCACAGCCTGGGCGGCCAGCGGGTCATCGGCCACCGCCCGCAACGACAGGCCCACGCGGGTTCGATTGAACAGCAGCGACAGCGCCAGCACCAGCCCGCCGGCGGTGGCCGCGGCAAACAGATCGAAGCGCGAGACCATCAGCCCGGCCACATCCAGCGGCACGTCCTCGATGCCCAGGTCCAGCGCATGCACCTGCGCGCCCCAGAGCGCCTGGGCCCCGCCCTCGATCAGGTAGGCCAGCCCCAGCGTGGCCATGAACAAGGTGATGGGCGGTCGGTTCACCAGCGGGCGCAGCACCCAGCGCTCCACCGCCAGGGCCATGGCCAGCAGTGCGGCCAGCGCCACCCCCAGCGCCGCCCAGAAGGGCAGACCCTTCTCCAGCAGGCAGACGTAGGTGAGTGCGCCAAAGAGCACCATGGCCCCCTGCGCGAAGTTGAACACCCCCGAAGCCTTGTAGATCAGCACGAAGCCGATGGCCACGAGGGAGTACATGACCCCCGAGAGCAGCCCCCCGATCAGCACTTCTGCGAAGAAATCCATCGCCTGGCGTCCTGTTGATTCAGTGGTGGGTGCCCAGGTAGGCGGTGATCACCTGGGGGTCGTGGCGCACCTGGTCCGGTGTGCCATCGGCGATCTTGCGACCGTGGTCCAGCACCACGACATGGTGGGACAGGCCCATCACCACGCCGATGTCGTGCTCGATCAGCACGATGGTCGTGCCCAGGGTCCGGTTCACCTCGGCGATGTGGCGCCCCATCTCCCGTTTTTCGCTGGCGTTCATCCCGGCCATGGGCTCGTCCAGCAGCAACAGGGTGGGTTCGGCCGCCAGGGCGCGTGCCAGCTCCACCCGCTTCTGCAGGCCATAGGGCAGCTGGCCCACCAGGCTGTGCCGCCAGGGCTGGAGTTCCAGGAAGGCGATCACCCGCTCGGCATGGCGGCGCTGGACCTCGTCCTCCCGATCCGCCCGCCCGATGCGCAGCGCCTGTTCCAGCCAGGTGCTGCGCCGATGCAGGCTGCGTCCCGTCAGGATGTTGTCCAAGGCAGACATGCCCTTGAACAAGGCGATGTTCTGGAAGGTCCGCGCCACGCCCTGCAGTGCGGCCTGTCGCGGCCGCAGTCCCCGGCCCGACAGACCCCGGTAGGCCACGCGCCCGTGTTGCGGGCGGTAGACCCCGTTGATGACATTGAGCAGCGAGCTCTTGCCGGCGCCATTGGGTCCGATCAGCGCGCAGATCTCTCCGGGCCGAACCGCCAGGCTGATGTCCTGCAATGCATGGACCCCGCCGAAGCGCAGCGAGATGCCCTCCAGCGCCAGCAGCGGCGCCGCCTCATCTACCGTCGGAGCGTTCACACCGCCCCCCAGGGATGCAGGTTGAACTGAACGGTCCGCTCATCCGGTGGTGCGCTGTCGTGTTCACGGCTTGGACGGGGCGATGCGGCCCCACCTTCCGGCCAGACCCGCACAGCCACACCCAGCGAGGCAA
This sequence is a window from Ideonella dechloratans. Protein-coding genes within it:
- a CDS encoding ABC transporter substrate-binding protein produces the protein MTLRKTFSTAALALGVIGLNAQAANEQYFPLQSYRVGPYAAGGTGFFGGFIDYLQYVNAHGGVNGVQLTWSECETEYVVEKGVECYERLKKGLNGAPAAATNPLSVGIAYATLDRSTADKLPLITINHGRTDSTDGSVFPYVFPLQLNPYSEVSAIVNFIGQKVGGPDKLRGKKIVTLYHGSPYGKETNEVLQKLATKFGFELTLLEVPHPGNEQQSQWLTIRKIKPDYVILRGWGVMNPVALKTAQKVGYPTDHIIGNIWSNSEEDVTPAGAAAKGYIAITTHPSGTAFPVLQGIKKDVIDAGKGNLADPKRFGTVYYNLGVENGILNVEAVRLAQARFGNKPLTGEQVRWGFEHLALDDKRLKELGALGLVQPLKLSCADHEGGGAVRFQQWDGQQWKLISDWVQADRAFLRPIIEASALQYAKDKGITPRNCAKES
- a CDS encoding branched-chain amino acid ABC transporter permease, with translation MWFLEAGQFSTRAAHDRRLLPLWQERWALAAVLAVALGVVPFWGNDYWFSAILIPFLALSLAGLGLNLLTGYAGQLSLGSAAFMAAGAFAAYNAQLCLPGLPWWLGWGIGGLVAAALSVLFGLPSLRIKGFYLIVSTLAAQFLIPWALVKFSWFSHGSASGVITAPPLTVAGWDLSHPAGRYLLTLVTVLGLTWVAHNMVRSELGRQWMAVRDMDTAAAVIGISLPRAKLLAFAISGFYLGVAGALWAFAYLVTVEPHGFDLARSFQILFIVIIGGLGSVAGAFLGAAFIVLFPLALSNLAGALPNGWIDAGQLENLQKMAFGALIILVLIREPEGLASLWQRWRSRARRWPLRH
- a CDS encoding branched-chain amino acid ABC transporter permease, producing MDFFAEVLIGGLLSGVMYSLVAIGFVLIYKASGVFNFAQGAMVLFGALTYVCLLEKGLPFWAALGVALAALLAMALAVERWVLRPLVNRPPITLFMATLGLAYLIEGGAQALWGAQVHALDLGIEDVPLDVAGLMVSRFDLFAAATAGGLVLALSLLFNRTRVGLSLRAVADDPLAAQAVGIRLPRVWAAVWGVAGLVALITGLMWGARLGVQFSLSLVVLKALPVLIIGGFSSVGGAIVGGLIVGASEKLAEVYVGPLVDGGIENWFPYLLATVLLLVRPAGLFGERPIERV
- a CDS encoding ABC transporter ATP-binding protein, which gives rise to MNAPTVDEAAPLLALEGISLRFGGVHALQDISLAVRPGEICALIGPNGAGKSSLLNVINGVYRPQHGRVAYRGLSGRGLRPRQAALQGVARTFQNIALFKGMSALDNILTGRSLHRRSTWLEQALRIGRADREDEVQRRHAERVIAFLELQPWRHSLVGQLPYGLQKRVELARALAAEPTLLLLDEPMAGMNASEKREMGRHIAEVNRTLGTTIVLIEHDIGVVMGLSHHVVVLDHGRKIADGTPDQVRHDPQVITAYLGTHH